In the genome of Planifilum fulgidum, one region contains:
- a CDS encoding helix-turn-helix domain-containing protein, whose amino-acid sequence MNPLELKEVGEIIRKVRKERGLRLEDLADDQISPATISNIERGVPHVRPDKVTYLLKKLDIPLDKLPEIINGEQRELEDLRLRLLIVETLSDVGQNDEALEQLESLGIEDSHLLAPAAYFLRGKILFRKKKWRQAERAFTNGIRLSEHHPHGDRSNMLSTCYLMLGLCSYHQNNLEKALEYTENGINTFHPDGERPYTIYTLLRNKAIYLERMGRVVEGLKVVEQVWEDLPKIPQMETCLSLYWLKAELLRRSGVLDDAMEVCMEGLHIARINKEYGSLFDLWMVLGSIYMEKGEWEKAEACFRLTMGIRSDEIREDRIAATYTQLGLLYMHQKKWEESKKFLSKAIQCGEEGNDVRYLIAALISMGDFYRIQDRIDDAIPLYRRVTELSKKFNFREREYEAWYRLAQCYEKKDEKEFQRCTVNMYKVQEHVHEQRGRWLQ is encoded by the coding sequence TTGAACCCGTTAGAATTAAAAGAAGTCGGGGAAATCATCCGCAAGGTGCGGAAGGAACGAGGGCTCCGCCTGGAAGACTTGGCGGACGATCAGATCTCCCCGGCCACCATCAGCAATATTGAACGGGGAGTCCCCCACGTTCGCCCCGACAAAGTGACCTACCTGCTCAAGAAACTGGATATCCCCTTGGACAAGCTGCCGGAGATCATCAACGGCGAACAACGCGAGCTGGAAGATCTCCGCCTGCGCCTTTTGATTGTCGAAACCCTTTCGGACGTCGGCCAAAACGATGAGGCACTGGAACAGCTCGAATCCCTGGGAATCGAAGACAGCCACCTGCTCGCACCTGCCGCCTATTTCCTCCGTGGAAAAATCCTCTTCCGCAAAAAGAAATGGCGCCAGGCGGAACGCGCCTTCACCAACGGCATCCGTCTCTCCGAACACCATCCCCACGGCGACCGTTCCAACATGTTGTCCACCTGCTATCTCATGCTCGGATTGTGCAGCTATCATCAGAACAACCTGGAGAAAGCATTGGAATACACGGAAAACGGCATCAACACCTTCCATCCCGATGGGGAAAGACCGTATACCATCTACACGCTGCTCCGCAACAAAGCCATTTATTTGGAACGGATGGGACGGGTGGTGGAAGGGCTGAAGGTGGTCGAACAGGTCTGGGAGGATCTGCCGAAAATCCCGCAGATGGAAACCTGTTTGAGTCTGTACTGGTTGAAGGCGGAATTGCTCCGCCGCAGCGGCGTCCTGGACGACGCGATGGAAGTGTGCATGGAAGGGTTACATATCGCCCGCATCAACAAGGAATACGGCAGTTTGTTCGATTTGTGGATGGTTTTGGGGAGCATCTACATGGAGAAAGGCGAATGGGAAAAAGCCGAAGCCTGTTTCCGGCTGACCATGGGAATCCGAAGCGATGAAATCCGGGAGGATCGCATTGCCGCCACGTACACCCAACTTGGATTGTTGTACATGCATCAGAAAAAATGGGAAGAATCCAAAAAATTCCTCTCCAAAGCGATCCAATGCGGCGAAGAGGGAAACGACGTTCGGTACCTGATCGCCGCCCTGATATCCATGGGCGATTTCTACCGCATCCAGGACCGCATCGACGATGCCATCCCCTTATACCGCCGGGTGACTGAACTCAGTAAAAAATTTAACTTCAGGGAAAGGGAATATGAGGCTTGGTACCGGCTCGCCCAGTGTTATGAAAAGAAAGACGAGAAGGAATTTCAACGGTGCACGGTAAATATGTATAAAGTGCAGGAACATGTCCATGAACAGCGTGGGAGGTGGCTTCAGTGA
- a CDS encoding glutamate synthase-related protein yields MTGCKRLSDLGRFRNLLKEEHDSCGIVAVIEKDGNPRRDNLLDAIDALVKMEHRSGFINGEGDGCGILTDIPRGLWERKLADAGLPPEKARSDRFVVGHLFIPKRGDTAAIQNVIRGKFKQGGLAILVEEMDRVNSHVLGKNGRADEPHFWQIALEADASDGLPARLFELVVDIESRLPVQAASLSNRTAVYKVMGAASLLTRYFHDLARPEFRTAVTIGHNRYSTNTLSNFFRVQPFSLLGHNGEINTIRKLRDEARMIGAPLAEDSSDSQDLNRVVETLIHRYGFSLFEAIEMVFPPILHELKQLPDELKDLYSYYRQVWGPFAQGPAAIVSRYGDECAFSVDALGLRPLWMLESERTLIFSSEQGILPVHRMVSEPKPLAPGETVGVQLKPRAVVLAHHQLQRLVLERAKRRADFREYRAYLSVPAAPTAVSRTGVEAATNAEYAAFGWDREHIQLVEQMADTGSDPIRSLGYDGPLAALSHVRQNISDFIKESVAVVTNPAIDREREMEHFSTRVILGGRPPLCGPDSTPLRLELPSPILAEGALGIQVRKAHDTLTLEEVVSLFDEKGLVERLSLTCPRASSIPDSLDRLAKQAVRAVRSGKTLLLLDDADCHRNDRLFLDPHLAVSRVDLGLKEAPVPESEQNLRRRASILLRSAAIRSLHDVAVAVGLGADLVAPRLMFAILAEKEEKAAPLLYEALNKGLEKVISTIGIHELRGYARLFSSIGLSPEVAGVLDIVNFCGSGRGGTSWEDLKADAEARYKDFSDAKAKPVRTFHLWPRIWKSIGQVASGDIEYREFADKLEGIERENPISLRHVADLNLEAARERVGPPVDPGEVDIGVGDHSLPLVISSMSFGSQNEVAFRAYAEAAERLNMVSLNGEGGEIKDMLGKYPRTRGHQIASGRFGVNVELANSALLLEIKIGQGAKPGEGGHLPGKKVSAKVAAARNASPGVDLISPSNNHDIYSIEDLAQIITELKTANKYAKVIVKVPVVPNIGTISVGIAKAGADIITLSGFDGGTGAARIHALQHVGLPVEIGVKAAHAALVEAGIRHQVELWADGGLKSGLDVIKMVLLGADRVGFGTLAMLAIGCTTCRGCHLDTCHVGIATQIETVEEAQEHGLKRFVPRRFDVAVDGLVRLFTAFGEEIRRLTGQLGFRRLQDMVGRSDLLVQTRALDRLDLTDLLRPVPETWKEQADAAEPAAVRSKVPVAAGYGAEADRIESIAFDRPVLKTFRNVGCSERVLVSSVSGARVRNRLDGSYHRLPEVHLTFEEGSVPGNGLAAFNAEGVHVVVKGGAQDGVGKTAFGGKVSVLKSPGASGKWINGSVGKGFCYGAQKGLFIVQGNADSRTGIRLSGADVIIAGEPAEPLRDDLGMIANRANIKGFAFEYMTAGRAVVLGDPGPWICSGMTGGRVYLRLIPEMGLDEAALMRRIARGAKVHLEPLDDQGIQDLRELLGAYQRELLSSGQVREAEKIEGLMNRPDRFFLMVIPDRVQSDPSISTE; encoded by the coding sequence ATGACTGGTTGCAAAAGGCTCTCCGACCTCGGCCGTTTTCGCAACCTGTTGAAGGAGGAACACGACAGCTGCGGGATTGTCGCCGTCATCGAAAAGGACGGAAATCCCCGGCGCGACAACCTCCTGGATGCCATCGACGCGCTGGTCAAAATGGAGCATCGATCCGGCTTCATCAACGGCGAGGGAGACGGATGCGGCATCCTGACCGACATCCCCCGCGGCCTTTGGGAACGGAAACTGGCCGATGCGGGACTTCCTCCCGAAAAGGCCCGCAGCGACCGTTTTGTGGTCGGCCACCTGTTCATCCCGAAACGGGGCGACACCGCCGCGATTCAGAATGTTATTCGCGGAAAATTCAAACAAGGCGGACTTGCCATATTGGTGGAAGAAATGGATCGGGTAAACAGCCATGTCCTCGGCAAAAACGGCCGGGCCGACGAGCCCCATTTCTGGCAGATCGCCCTGGAAGCCGACGCAAGCGACGGACTTCCCGCCCGGCTGTTCGAGCTGGTGGTGGACATCGAATCAAGACTGCCGGTCCAAGCGGCTTCCCTCAGCAATCGCACGGCGGTCTACAAGGTGATGGGTGCAGCCAGTCTGCTGACTCGGTACTTCCATGACCTGGCCCGCCCGGAGTTTCGGACGGCGGTCACCATCGGCCACAACCGGTATTCGACCAACACCCTCTCCAACTTCTTCCGGGTTCAACCTTTCTCCCTCCTGGGACACAACGGCGAAATCAACACCATTCGCAAGCTGCGGGACGAGGCCCGGATGATCGGCGCCCCCCTGGCGGAGGACAGCAGCGATTCCCAGGATCTGAACCGCGTCGTGGAAACGCTGATCCACCGCTACGGCTTTTCGCTGTTTGAAGCGATCGAAATGGTGTTCCCGCCGATCCTTCACGAGCTGAAACAGCTTCCGGACGAACTGAAGGACCTCTATTCCTACTACCGGCAGGTTTGGGGACCCTTCGCCCAGGGACCCGCCGCCATCGTCTCCCGCTACGGGGACGAGTGCGCCTTCAGCGTGGATGCGCTGGGACTCAGACCCCTGTGGATGCTGGAGAGCGAGCGGACCCTCATCTTCTCCTCCGAGCAGGGAATCCTGCCCGTCCATCGCATGGTGAGCGAGCCGAAGCCCCTGGCCCCGGGGGAAACGGTGGGGGTCCAGCTGAAGCCCCGGGCCGTCGTTCTGGCCCACCACCAGTTGCAGAGGCTGGTCCTGGAGCGGGCCAAAAGGAGGGCGGACTTCCGGGAATACCGGGCATATCTTTCCGTCCCCGCGGCGCCCACGGCCGTTTCCCGAACCGGGGTGGAAGCGGCGACCAACGCGGAATACGCCGCCTTCGGCTGGGACCGGGAACACATCCAGCTGGTGGAGCAGATGGCCGACACCGGCAGCGACCCGATCCGCTCCCTCGGTTACGACGGCCCGTTGGCCGCGCTGTCCCATGTGCGGCAAAACATTTCCGATTTCATCAAGGAGAGCGTGGCGGTGGTCACCAATCCCGCCATCGACCGGGAGCGGGAGATGGAGCATTTCTCCACCCGAGTGATTCTGGGAGGCCGGCCGCCGCTGTGCGGACCGGATTCCACCCCCCTCCGCCTGGAACTTCCTTCGCCGATCCTCGCCGAAGGCGCTTTGGGCATCCAGGTGAGAAAGGCGCACGACACCCTCACGCTGGAAGAGGTGGTTTCCCTCTTCGATGAAAAGGGATTGGTGGAACGGCTCTCCCTCACCTGTCCCCGTGCATCCTCCATTCCGGATTCGCTGGACCGGTTGGCCAAACAGGCGGTCCGGGCCGTCCGGAGCGGCAAAACGCTCCTCTTGCTGGACGACGCCGATTGCCATCGGAACGACCGGCTCTTCCTCGACCCCCACCTGGCCGTCTCCAGGGTGGATTTGGGCTTGAAGGAGGCGCCCGTTCCGGAATCGGAGCAGAACCTGCGCCGGCGGGCGAGCATCCTTCTCCGATCGGCGGCGATCCGCAGCCTGCACGATGTGGCCGTGGCCGTGGGACTGGGCGCCGACCTGGTGGCTCCCCGTCTGATGTTCGCCATCTTGGCGGAAAAGGAAGAGAAAGCGGCGCCGCTTCTTTATGAAGCCCTCAACAAGGGCCTGGAAAAGGTGATCTCCACCATCGGGATCCACGAACTGCGCGGCTACGCCCGGCTTTTCTCCTCCATCGGCCTGAGCCCGGAGGTGGCCGGCGTGCTGGACATCGTCAATTTCTGCGGATCGGGGCGCGGGGGAACCTCCTGGGAGGATCTGAAGGCGGACGCCGAGGCCCGGTACAAGGATTTCTCCGACGCGAAGGCAAAGCCCGTGCGCACCTTCCACCTGTGGCCCCGCATCTGGAAATCGATCGGGCAAGTGGCCTCCGGAGACATCGAATACCGGGAGTTTGCCGACAAGCTGGAGGGCATTGAAAGGGAAAACCCGATCTCCCTCCGCCATGTGGCCGACCTGAACCTGGAGGCGGCCCGGGAGCGGGTCGGTCCCCCCGTGGACCCCGGCGAGGTGGACATCGGTGTAGGGGATCACAGCCTGCCCCTGGTGATCAGCTCCATGTCCTTCGGTTCCCAGAACGAAGTGGCCTTCCGCGCCTACGCCGAAGCGGCGGAACGACTCAACATGGTCAGCCTGAACGGGGAAGGCGGGGAAATCAAGGACATGCTCGGCAAATACCCGCGCACCCGGGGACATCAAATCGCCTCCGGCCGGTTCGGCGTCAACGTGGAACTGGCCAACTCGGCCCTCCTTCTGGAAATCAAGATCGGCCAGGGCGCCAAGCCGGGGGAAGGGGGACATCTGCCCGGGAAAAAGGTGTCGGCCAAGGTGGCGGCGGCGCGGAACGCCAGCCCCGGGGTGGATTTGATCTCTCCCTCCAACAACCACGACATCTATTCGATCGAAGACCTGGCCCAGATCATCACGGAACTGAAAACCGCCAACAAATACGCCAAAGTGATCGTCAAGGTGCCGGTGGTGCCCAACATCGGAACCATCTCCGTCGGAATCGCCAAGGCGGGGGCGGACATCATCACCCTGTCCGGCTTTGACGGTGGCACCGGCGCGGCCCGGATCCACGCCCTCCAACACGTGGGTCTGCCGGTGGAAATCGGGGTGAAGGCCGCCCATGCCGCCCTCGTCGAGGCGGGCATCCGCCACCAGGTGGAGCTGTGGGCCGACGGCGGACTGAAGAGCGGGCTGGACGTCATCAAAATGGTGCTCCTCGGCGCCGACCGGGTGGGCTTCGGAACCCTGGCCATGCTGGCCATCGGCTGCACCACCTGCAGGGGGTGCCACCTGGACACCTGTCACGTCGGGATCGCCACCCAGATTGAAACCGTGGAGGAGGCCCAGGAGCACGGCTTGAAGCGCTTCGTGCCACGGCGGTTTGACGTCGCCGTCGACGGACTCGTCCGCCTTTTCACCGCCTTCGGGGAGGAAATCCGGCGGCTGACGGGACAGCTCGGATTCCGTCGGCTTCAGGACATGGTGGGCCGCTCCGACCTGCTGGTGCAGACCCGGGCCTTGGATCGCCTCGATCTGACCGATCTCCTGCGGCCGGTGCCTGAAACGTGGAAGGAGCAGGCAGATGCCGCGGAACCCGCCGCAGTCCGGAGCAAGGTGCCCGTCGCGGCCGGTTACGGGGCGGAGGCGGACCGGATCGAATCGATCGCCTTCGACCGTCCCGTTTTGAAAACCTTCCGCAACGTGGGCTGTTCCGAGCGGGTGCTCGTCAGCAGCGTCTCCGGCGCCCGGGTGCGGAACCGGCTGGACGGCAGCTATCACCGGCTGCCCGAAGTGCACCTCACCTTCGAGGAGGGATCCGTTCCCGGCAACGGCCTGGCCGCCTTCAACGCCGAAGGGGTTCACGTGGTGGTGAAGGGAGGAGCCCAGGACGGCGTCGGAAAAACCGCCTTCGGAGGGAAGGTGTCGGTTCTGAAATCGCCGGGCGCTTCCGGCAAATGGATCAACGGTTCCGTCGGAAAAGGCTTCTGCTACGGGGCGCAGAAAGGATTGTTCATCGTCCAGGGCAACGCCGATTCCCGCACCGGCATCCGCCTCTCCGGAGCCGATGTGATCATCGCCGGCGAGCCGGCCGAACCCCTTCGCGACGATCTGGGCATGATCGCCAACCGGGCCAACATCAAGGGCTTTGCCTTCGAGTACATGACCGCCGGCCGCGCCGTCGTCCTCGGCGATCCGGGCCCCTGGATCTGTTCCGGCATGACAGGGGGCCGGGTCTACCTGCGGCTCATCCCGGAAATGGGGTTGGACGAAGCCGCCCTGATGCGGCGCATCGCCAGAGGAGCCAAAGTCCACCTGGAACCCCTGGATGATCAAGGAATACAGGATCTGCGGGAACTGCTGGGCGCCTATCAGCGGGAACTTCTCTCCTCCGGCCAGGTCCGGGAGGCGGAGAAGATCGAGGGACTGATGAACCGTCCGGACCGTTTCTTCCTGATGGTCATCCCTGACAGGGTCCAGTCCGATCCCTCCATCTCCACCGAATAA
- a CDS encoding nitric-oxide reductase large subunit: MNLTRLWAGLTLVFVVSFAILGYYGGEIYQTMPPVPKRVITSDGEVLFTEKEIKDGQNVWQSIGGQEVGTIWGHGAYVAPDWNADWLHREAMWILNKYAKEQFGKAYDVLDEERQAMLRARLKKEIRTNTYQEETGDLVLSPIRAEAVKAISRHYAGLFGSDPKLDELRDQYAIPQNTIKDPERMKALNAFFFWTTWACATNRPGENITYTNNWPHEPLIGNVATGTMVIWSVVSFVLLLAGIGALAWYYAKQQHTELEDSFPEKDPLLALSPTPSMKATLKYFWVVAALWVIQVGLGAVTAHYQVEGSGFYGIPLAEWLPYSVTRTWHTQLGIFWIATAWIAAGLFVAPAVSGREPKYQRFFVNLLFVCLLIIVVGSLTGQWIGVHQRLGLKTNFWFGHQGYEYTDLGRFWQLFLTVGLFLWLFLMARAIWPALREKKDDRHLLILFLIASTAIPVFYIPALLWGQHTHLAIAEYWRWWVVHLWVEGFFEVFATVVIAFLFTRMGLLRISTATTSVLFSTIVFLFGGIIGTFHHLYFSGTPIGVLAFGATFSALEVVPLVLIGFEAYENLTLSRARPWVQAYKWPIYYFIAVAFWNLVGAGLFGFFINPPIALYYMQGLNTTSVHGHTALFGVYGMLGLGLILGLMLFCLRGLTRRRMWKTRALAFSFWAINIGLALMVLLSLLPIGLMQTWASVEHGTWYARSAEFMSRGIIDTFVWLRTIGDTIFAVGALVLGWFILGLKTGWSFTDEELPYARDGGSPVK, from the coding sequence ATGAATCTTACGAGGCTTTGGGCGGGATTAACTCTGGTCTTCGTCGTATCTTTCGCCATCTTGGGGTATTACGGAGGGGAGATTTACCAGACGATGCCCCCCGTGCCCAAGCGGGTCATCACCTCCGATGGCGAGGTTTTGTTTACTGAGAAGGAGATCAAGGACGGACAAAATGTTTGGCAGTCCATCGGCGGACAGGAAGTGGGAACCATCTGGGGGCACGGAGCGTATGTAGCGCCGGATTGGAACGCCGACTGGCTGCACCGGGAAGCGATGTGGATCCTCAACAAATATGCGAAGGAGCAGTTCGGAAAGGCCTATGATGTGCTGGACGAAGAAAGGCAAGCGATGCTGCGTGCCCGTTTGAAAAAGGAAATCCGGACCAACACCTATCAGGAGGAGACGGGAGATCTGGTCCTCTCACCGATCCGGGCGGAGGCCGTCAAGGCGATCAGCCGACATTATGCCGGGTTGTTCGGAAGCGACCCCAAACTGGATGAACTGCGCGACCAATACGCCATCCCCCAGAACACGATCAAAGATCCTGAGCGGATGAAGGCCCTGAACGCCTTTTTCTTCTGGACAACCTGGGCCTGCGCGACCAATCGTCCCGGCGAGAACATCACCTACACCAACAACTGGCCCCACGAGCCGTTGATCGGCAATGTGGCCACCGGGACCATGGTGATTTGGTCCGTGGTCAGCTTTGTTCTGCTGCTGGCCGGGATCGGGGCCCTCGCCTGGTATTACGCCAAACAACAACACACCGAGTTGGAGGATAGTTTTCCCGAAAAGGACCCCCTGCTGGCCTTGTCTCCCACCCCCTCCATGAAGGCGACCCTGAAGTATTTCTGGGTGGTCGCCGCCTTGTGGGTGATTCAGGTCGGTCTGGGCGCGGTCACCGCCCATTATCAGGTGGAAGGGAGCGGTTTTTACGGCATTCCCCTCGCGGAATGGCTGCCCTACTCGGTGACGCGCACCTGGCACACCCAGCTGGGGATCTTCTGGATCGCCACCGCCTGGATCGCCGCCGGGCTGTTCGTGGCCCCCGCGGTCTCCGGCCGGGAACCGAAATACCAGCGCTTTTTCGTCAACCTGCTCTTTGTCTGCCTGCTCATCATCGTGGTCGGCTCCTTGACGGGCCAGTGGATCGGAGTCCATCAGCGCCTCGGCCTGAAGACCAACTTCTGGTTTGGGCACCAGGGCTATGAATATACGGATCTGGGACGATTCTGGCAGCTATTCCTGACGGTGGGGCTTTTCCTCTGGCTGTTCCTGATGGCCCGGGCCATTTGGCCCGCACTCAGGGAAAAGAAGGACGACAGGCATCTGCTCATCCTGTTCCTGATCGCCTCCACCGCCATCCCCGTATTTTACATTCCGGCACTCCTCTGGGGACAGCATACGCACCTGGCCATCGCCGAATACTGGCGCTGGTGGGTGGTTCACCTGTGGGTGGAAGGATTTTTTGAGGTCTTCGCCACGGTGGTCATCGCCTTCCTGTTCACGCGGATGGGATTGCTGCGGATCTCGACGGCCACCACCTCGGTTCTGTTTTCGACGATCGTCTTTTTGTTCGGCGGGATCATCGGCACCTTCCATCACCTGTACTTCAGCGGCACTCCGATCGGCGTGCTGGCCTTCGGCGCCACCTTCAGCGCGCTGGAGGTGGTTCCCTTGGTGCTGATTGGCTTTGAGGCCTATGAGAATTTGACCCTGTCCCGCGCCCGTCCCTGGGTGCAGGCATACAAGTGGCCGATTTACTACTTTATCGCCGTGGCCTTCTGGAATCTGGTGGGAGCAGGCCTGTTCGGGTTCTTCATCAACCCCCCGATCGCCCTTTACTACATGCAGGGCCTCAATACCACCTCCGTGCACGGGCACACGGCGCTGTTCGGAGTTTACGGCATGTTGGGCCTGGGACTCATCCTGGGACTCATGCTGTTCTGCCTGCGGGGGCTCACCCGTCGCCGCATGTGGAAAACCAGGGCCCTCGCCTTCTCCTTCTGGGCGATCAATATCGGTCTGGCCCTGATGGTGCTGCTCAGCCTCCTGCCCATCGGGTTGATGCAGACCTGGGCGAGTGTGGAACACGGCACCTGGTACGCCCGTTCGGCGGAATTCATGTCGCGGGGGATCATCGACACCTTTGTTTGGCTCAGAACCATCGGCGACACTATTTTCGCCGTCGGAGCGCTGGTTCTCGGCTGGTTCATCCTCGGCCTGAAGACCGGCTGGTCCTTCACCGATGAAGAACTGCCCTACGCCCGGGACGGCGGGAGCCCCGTCAAATAA